From Synchiropus splendidus isolate RoL2022-P1 chromosome 10, RoL_Sspl_1.0, whole genome shotgun sequence, the proteins below share one genomic window:
- the desma gene encoding desmin a, translating into MSKSYSSSAQTASSYRRTFGSGVGSTPMSSLFSSMGGGRSSASSHMSSRVYEVKTMPSYSSYRVSSGGAGGLGASTAMRTYSGEKLDFNLADAMNQDFLNTRTNEKAELQHLNDRFASYIEKVRFLEQQNAALTVEIETLKGREGPGRVAEMYEEEMRELRRQIEALSNQRARVEVERDNLADDLQKLKLRLQEEIHQKEEAENNLSAFRADVDNATLARLDLERRIESLQEEIAFLKKIHEEEIRELQSQMQDTQVQIQMDMSKPDLTAALRDIRLQYEAIAAKNISEAEDWYKSKVSDLNQAVNKNNDALRQAKQESMEYRHQIQSYTCEIDSLKGTNESLMRQMRDMEDRMSREASGFQDTIARLEEDIAKMKDDMARHLREYQDLLNVKMALDIEIATYRKLLEGEESRITTTVPVQSSFSSIGFRETSPESQHQRGSEVHSKKTVLIKTIETRDGEVVSESTQHQQDIM; encoded by the exons ATGAGCAAGTCCTACTCCTCTTCCGCCCAGACGGCCTCCTCATACCGCCGCACCTTCGGCTCCGGGGTGGGTTCAACCCCAATgtcttccctcttctcctccatggGAGGAGGACGTAGCTCTGCTTCATCCCACATGTCGTCCAGAGTCTACGAGGTCAAGACCATGCCTTCTTACTCCAGCTACCGAGTTTCCTCAGGTGGAGCCGGCGGACTGGGTGCTTCCACGGCAATGCGCACCTACTCCGGTGAGAAGCTCGACTTCAACTTGGCTGACGCCATGAACCAGGACTTCCTCAACACAAGGACCAACGAGAAGGCCGAGCTCCAGCACCTCAACGACCGCTTCGCCAGCTACATTGAGAAGGTCCGCttcctggagcagcagaacGCCGCGCTGACAGTGGAGATCGAGACGCTGAAAGGTCGCGAAGGCCCTGGACGTGTCGCTGAGATGTACGAGGAGGAAATGAGGGAGCTGAGGAGGCAAATCGAGGCACTTTCCAACCAAAGAGCCCGAGTGGAGGTGGAGAGGGACAACCTGGCGGATGACCTGCAGAAGCTCAAGCTCAG ACTGCAGGAGGAGATTCACCAGAAGGAAGAGGCAGAAAACAACCTGTCTGCCTTCAGAGCT GATGTCGACAACGCCACTCTGGCCAGGCTGGACCTGGAGAGACGCATCGAGAGTCTGCAGGAGGAGATCGCCTTCCTGAAGAAGATCCACGAAGAG GAGATCCGTGAGCTGCAGAGCCAGATGCAGGACACGCAGGTCCAGATCCAGATGGACATGTCCAAGCCAGACCTGACTGCCGCTCTGAGGGACATCCGCCTCCAGTACGAAGCAATCGCCGCCAAGAACATCTCAGAGGCTGAGGACTGGTACAAGTCCAAG GTTTCCGACCTGAACCAGGCTGTCAACAAGAACAACGATGCTCTGCGTCAGGCCAAGCAGGAGAGCATGGAGTACAGACACCAGATCCAGTCCTACACCTGTGAGATCGACTCTCTCAAGGGAACC AACGAGTCTCTGATGCGCCAGATGAGAGACATGGAGGACCGCATGTCTCGCGAGGCCTCTGGTTTCCAGGACACCATCGCCAGACTGGAGGAGGACATTGCCAAGATGAAG GATGACATGGCCCGTCACCTGAGGGAGTACCAGGACCTCCTCAATGTCAAGATGGCCCTCGATATTGAGATCGCCACCTACCGCAAGCtgctggagggagaggagagccG CATCACCACCACCGTGCCCGTCCAgtcttccttctcttccatcGGATTCAGAG AGACCAGCCCTgagtctcaacatcagcgcggCTCAGAGGTCCACTCAAAGAAAACCGTTCTCATCAAGACCATCGAGACCCGCGACGGAGAG gTTGTCAGCGAGTCCACACAGCACCAGCAAGACATCatgtga